In Primulina eburnea isolate SZY01 chromosome 5, ASM2296580v1, whole genome shotgun sequence, a single window of DNA contains:
- the LOC140832995 gene encoding kinesin-like protein KIN-10A — protein sequence MAPTPASKSATPSSKSNTPHQQLKTPHSKHRLNFGKDMNPAASDHPVEVIGRIRDHPDVKPNTIPSALQINNDGKSLRVKTEIGYRDFSFDGVSVSLSEEDDLDGFYKKFVESRIDGVKLGNKCTIMMYGPTGSGKSHTMFGCPKQPGIVYKSLKDILSEEEDENGEKLGVGKFVQVTVLEIYNEEIYDLLSSQNTGGGFSLGWPKGGSASKVRLEVMGKKAKNATFISGNEAGKILKEIQKVEKRRIVKSTLCNERSSRSHCMIILDVPTVGGRLMLVDMAGSENIEQAGQIGLEAKMQTAKINQGNIALKRVVESIANGDSHVPFRDSKLTMLLQDSFEDNNSKILMILCASPDAKELHKTIATLEYGAKAKCIVRVPNVLSQDKGADDSSSAVILNSRIAALDQFVSKLQIENKVRERECDVAKNQLLRKEEEVSALRAKLAAVEGKVDVTSEEVINCKVNERTQLLRTELDRKIQDCQKMANEFVEMERRKMEQRMFQQQQEVEMLKRRLEDIESELRQSRAGSESVEIEDNSFMKRLMEVCSEDLDMVKSMDLSQSMDFETKVVHKADSHGVGTVSGYSYANNSGDGIQSFAKKATLTTVYEEEEDETEEKNKENILDEEVQKEVIEEKKMIVTPVVSTQSLEKVNYFNDSIALGGSGVHNEPENSYDASTSRKLRIQNIFTLCGNNRELSQHNSTLMPCREEGVDDIDSIASLSELNAYDSATTKLDDEKFSVSNKLEPNLVMLSTESAKDSKENHNSLNENNGGIEVYVKWEALKENPRKFVTTLKVSTDSTLADLRKLIESHLGRQQAFTFLVLGDPSGAPVPKEEEATTQTNKLPICNNQSLGHLACLRPLEPPTRRPSHIPFTPLENMLRKTPNMLSMKKGDDCFSPKVAQDINPSPFPTVRKIRKDSAV from the exons ATGGCTCCTACACCAGCATCGAAGTCAGCGACACCATCCTCAAAATCCAACACACCCCACCAACAACTGAAGACGCCACACTCGAAGCACCGCCTAAACTTCGGCAAAGACATGAACCCCGCAGCCTCCGATCACCCAGTGGAGGTTATCGGAAGGATCAGGGATCACCCGGATGTGAAGCCCAATACTATTCCATCAGCGCTACAAATCAACAATGATGGAAAATCTTTGAGAGTGAAAACTGAAATCGGCTACCGGGATTTCAGTTTCGATGGAGTTTCTGTTTCACTATCGGAAGAAGATGATCTTGACGGGTTTTACAAAAAATTTGTGGAGTCCAGGATAGATGGAGTGAAGTTGGGGAACAAGTGCACAATTATGATGTACGGGCCGACTGGTTCGGGCAAGAGTCATACCATGTTTGGATGTCCGAAGCAGCCTGGGATTGTGTACAAGTCGTTGAAAGATATTTTGAGTGAAGAAGAGGatgaaaatggagagaaattagGGGTTGGGAAATTTGTGCAAGTTACTGTTTTGGAGATTTATAACGAGGAAATTTATGATCTTCTGTCATCACAAAATACTGGAGGAGGGTTTAGTCTTGGATGGCCTAAAGGCGGTTCTGCTTCTAAG GTGAGATTGGAAGTGATGGGAAAGAAGGCGAAAAATGCAACCTTTATATCAGGAAATGAGGCAGGAAAGATACTTAAAGAGATCCAAAAAGTGGAGAAGAGAAGAATAGTAAAGAGTACATTGTGTAATGAAAGAAGTTCTCGAAGCCATTGCATG ATAATTCTTGATGTTCCCACTGTCGGTGGACGGCTTATGCTCGTTGATATGGCAGGTTCAGAAAATATAGAACAAGCTGGTCAAATTGGATTGGAAGCAAAAATGCAG ACAGCGAAAATTAACCAGGGTAATATAGCCCTGAAACGTGTGGTTGAGTCCATTGCTAATGGTGATTCTCATGTGCCATTCAGAGATAGCAAGTTAACCATGCTTCTTCAG GATTCGTTTGAGGACAACAATTCAAAGATATTAATGATATTATGTGCTAGCCCGGATGCTAAGGAGTTGCATAAAACAATTGCTACCTTAGAATATGGGGCGAAAGCTAAGTGTATAGTTCGAGTTCCTAATGTGCTCTCTCAGGACAAGGGTGCTGATGATTCTTCATCTGCTGTCATTTTGAATTCAAGAATCGCTGCTCTGGATCAGTTTGTCTCTAAGTTACAGATTGAGAACAAAGTCAGGGAAAGAGAATGTGATGTTGCGAAGAATCAGCTTCTGAGGAAAGAAGAAGAGGTTTCTGCACTAAGGGCAAAACTTGCTGCAGTAGAAGGAAAAGTAGACGTGACAAGTGAAGAAGTGATTAACTGCAAAGTAAACGAGCGGACCCAACTGCTGAGAACTGAATTAGATAGAAAGATTCAAGACTGTCAGAAAATGGCCAATGAATTTGTTGAAATGGAAAGGAGAAAGATGGAGCAAAGGATGTTCCAACAGCAACAAGAGGTTGAAATGCTTAAACGGCGCTTGGAGGATATTGAATCTGAACTTCGCCAGTCAAGGGCTGGGAGTGAATCGGTGGAGATAGAGGATAACAGTTTTATGAAAAGGCTAATGGAGGTCTGTTCCGAAGATCTGGACATGGTTAAGTCCATGGATTTGTCCCAGTCCATGGATTTTGAAACTAAAGTGGTGCATAAGGCAGACAGTCATGGAGTAGGGACAGTTTCAGGCTACTCTTATGCAAATAATTCCGGTGATGGGATACAGAGTTTTGCCAAAAAAGCAACTTTAACTACTGTATACGaggaagaagaggatgagactgaggagaaaaataaagaaaatatccTCGATGAAGAAGTGCAGAAGGAGGTCATTGAGGAGAAAAAGATGATAGTCACACCAGTAGTTTCGACTCAAAGTCTTGAGAAGGTTAACTATTTCAATGATTCCATAGCACTTGGAGGATCTGGAGTGCACAATGAGCCTGAAAATTCATATGATGCATCCACTTCTCGTAAATTAAGGATTCAGAATATCTTCACCCTCTGTGGAAATAATAGAGAGCTTTCTCAACATAATAGCACTCTTATGCCTTGCAGAGAAGAAGGGGTTGACGACATTGATTCCATTGCCAGTCTATCAGAGTTAAATGCATATGATTCTGCCACGACAAAGCTGGATGACGAAAAGTTTTCTGTGTCAAATAAACTTGAGCCAAATTTAGTTATGTTATCTACAGAAAGCGCAAAGGATTCGAAAGAGAATCACAATTCGTTAAATGAAAACAATGGTGGTATTGAAGTATATGTGAAATGGGAAGCTTTAAAGGAGAACCCTAGGAAGTTTGTCACTACATTAAAGGTTTCCACAGATTCCACTCTCGCTGACTTAAGAAAGCTGATTGAAAGCCATCTAGGCAGACAACAAGCTTTTACTTTTCTTGTTCTTGGG GATCCTTCTGGAGCTCCGGTTCCTaaggaggaggaagctacaaCACAGACGAACAAGCTTCCTATTTGCAACAACCAGTCACTAGGACATCTAGCTTGCTTGCGTCCGTTGGAACCACCAACTCGACGCCCAAGTCATATACCATTTACTCCTCTGGAAAACATGCTTAGGAAGACCCCAAACATGCTTTCCATGAAGAAAGGTGATGATTGCTTTTCGCCGAAGGTGGCTCAAGACATCAATCCATCACCATTTCCTACTGTTAGGAAGATAAGAAAAGATTCAGCAGTTTAG
- the LOC140831367 gene encoding uncharacterized protein produces the protein MDNTFASAALRPPFLDGTNYSLWKVKIRCYIKSLDEQTWQRVINGWTPPVMIDQEGDKRPKPETDWTADEVQNSNHNSKALNAIFTSVDMNMFSLITNCTSAKNAWDILQCHCEGSESVRRTRLRMLTSKFEMMRMEESENILEYDRRLREIAIEAFSVGEATSNERLVSKVFRSLPERFNIKICAIDEANDTSNMSLEDLISSLRTFEMNLDMQKKDKGKTIALQATNDFNNELLQISQEVNNSDLCEDSISFITKKFGD, from the coding sequence ATGGACAATACATTTGCAAGCGCAGCACTTCGACCACCATTCCTAGACGGTACGAATTACAGCCTATGGAAGGTCAAAATAAGATGCTACATAAAATCACTAGATGAACAGACATGGCAGCGTGTCATCAATGGATGGACTCCACCAGTCATGATAGATCAAGAGGGTGACAAACGGCCAAAGCCTGAAACTGACTGGACTGCTGATGAAGTGCAAAATTCAAACCACAACTCAAAGGCTTTGAATGCTATATTCACATCGGTTGACATGAACATGTTCAGTTTAATCACAAACTGCACTTCGGCTAAAAATGCATGGGATATCCTCCAATGTCACTGTGAAGGGTCTGAGAGTGTGCGACGAACCAGATTAAGGATGCTTACTTCCAAATTCGAGATGATGAGGATGGAAGAATCTGAGAACATACTCGAGTACGATCGTCGCCTACGAGAGATTGCTATTGAGGCATTCAGTGTTGGAGAAGCTACTTCAAATGAGCGTCTGGTTAGCAAAGTCTTCCGTTCTCTCCCCGAAAGGTTCAACATAAAAATTTGCGCAATAGATGAGGCTAATGACACTTCTAATATGTCATTGGAAGACCTTATCAGCTCATTGCGCACGTTTGAGATGAACCTGGACATGCAGaagaaggataaagggaagACAATTGCACTACAAGCTACAAATGACTTCAACAATGAACTCCTTCAAATATCTCAAGAAGTCAATAATTCTGATCTCTGCGAGGATTCTATCTCCTTTATCACTAAGAAATTCGGTGATTAA
- the LOC140832996 gene encoding uncharacterized protein, whose amino-acid sequence MALSRLLQPKSSLPICLKRFSTRKVCFYSSFFSTSDSGGTPELKNDVAAEENRDMTVEPLVNESAHTKPDIVSRASGKEKGAPWYILKDVVDILKDKMLGNNQPQNYYAIDASTHMDCTASVVVPSSDVLVHGSGELQDSEATTKLQNDFIFNNEEVNVDHGKSCMAGEVYEEQVNGTTSEVNQMLNFPQAAETEDKDAFNTMRMHMSPGISSLSSGENCCEEAARLNSSELVSKEAEFLKSDEVSSPIFLDLEVDLVSNPENSSSLQPPTISLNSTERVNVEKNEIITDNISVDFWSERGAFSGVFGGPKKSIRLVDLFQEKNHDRTSPEAIIEQTDPKETLSDLLLKFERKRVSQFKHSSPADDLSPDAATSDSKAGKFKEISLIGRENKLQEDKNLRFEGDQTSSPSNGAQNIFDLTDLDMKSVSDQIVDENFKPRSLTFTQFEHSNEPCEVDAEKLSDIKDLIDFIKLQEGVPYTSTNDNSDTGRITENPSNFNSQRPIYDDRLTASDSATEKSKLENQKINDMHFESLGGTELKATFNFLNPTMKIDEEKVRNSVLSEALNSDSQNFVDSKRLNSTDFTTVKYRIEDEERVHLDFGSLSCTELKAGMEVPNPTENVDREKLENTFLSSKESNDNRVVVKLLRKAATVEHITETFKRCGTISNIEILDVEGSLFKTAYIHFETRNGFQRAIGKIDMLGRHGVVTVESATSNKNVTVPVPNLIGDPNVPTVLIKNPSRTVKIKPLTPDIRLHHIEEALSFCDSNISGYFLGVKNSVGFIEFETEIGKERALVKHYINVLGKQLALLRIDVPRTTVVRVSYIDSIPHQNIVSVCSSVGKVRVPIIRCPGILDVHYKLTEWPNMWNILNRLTGVQIEGRQLRAEPAPVIPTNILSALWHQPKERKGVKKTALFLLEKLRKNMRGTAELDSLEHLLEDKF is encoded by the exons ATGGCCCTCTCTCGTCTCCTTCAACCCAAATCAAGCCTCCCCATTTGCTTAAAAA GATTTTCGACGAGAAAAGTGTGTTTTTACTCATCGTTTTTCTCTACTAGTGACAGTGGCGGGACACCTGAGTTAAAGAACGATGTTGCTGCAGAGGAGAATCGAGATATGACGGTTGAGCCACTTGTAAACGA GTCTGCTCATACAAAACCTGACATCGTATCAAGAGCATCCGGGAAGGAAAAGGGAGCACCATGGTACATTTTAAAAGATGTCGTTGATATCCTAAAAGATAAGATGCTTGGCAATAATCAACCGCAAAATTATTATGCTATTGATGCATCGACACATATGGATTGTACAGCTTCGGTGGTCGTCCCTTCTAGTGATGTTCTTGTTCATGGAAGTGGTGAACTTCAAGATTCTGAGGCTACGACCAAACTCCAAAAtgactttatttttaataacGAAGAAGTAAACGTGGACCATGGAAAATCTTGTATGGCAGGTGAAGTTTATGAGGAGCAGGTAAATGGAACTACCTCTGAAGTAAATCAGATGCTTAATTTTCCCCAAGCTGCTGAAACTGAAGACAAGGATGCATTTAACACAATGAGAATGCATATGTCCCCAGGTATATCATCTCTAAGTAGTGGTGAAAACTGCTGCGAGGAAGCAGCCCGATTAAATAGTTCGGAACTGGTTTCCAAAGAAGCTGAATTTCTGAAATCTGACGAAGTTTCATCACCCATATTTTTGGATCTGGAAGTGGATCTGGTTTCGAATCCTGAGAATTCATCTTCTCTACAACCTCCAACAATTAGTCTGAATTCTACTGAACGCGTAAATGtggagaaaaatgaaattattACTGACAATATATCTGTTGATTTTTGGTCTGAAAGAGGAGCATTCTCTGGAGTATTTGGTGGTCCAAAGAAGAGTATCAGATTAGTGGATCTTTTCCAGGAGAAAAATCATGATCGAACATCTCCTGAGGCCATCATTGAGCAAACAGATCCCAAGGAAACTCTGTCTGATTTGCTCTtaaaatttgaaagaaaaagGGTGTCACAGTTTAAGCATTCTTCTCCCGCTGATGATTTATCGCCAGATGCAGCAACTTCTGATTCAAAGGCCGGTAAGTTCAAGGAGATTTCTCTCATTGGACGTGAAAACAAACTGCAAGAAGACAAAAATCTCAGGTTTGAAGGGGACCAGACCTCTTCTCCATCAAACGGTgctcaaaatatatttgatcTAACAGATTTGGACATGAAATCGGTTAGTGATCAAATAGTTGATGAAAATTTTAAGCCCAGAAGTCTGACGTTTACTCAGTTCGAACACTCAAATGAACCTTGTGAGGTGGATGCAGAAAAACTTTCCGACATAAAAGACTTGATTGACTTCATTAAATTGCAGGAGGGTGTACCATATACTTCAACCAATGATAATAGCGACACAGGTCGCATCACAGAGAACCCATCAAATTTTAATTCACAAAGACCTATCTATGATGATCGGTTGACTGCATCGGATTCGGCAACTGAAAAATCTAAGCTTGAGAATCAAAAAATAAATGACATGCATTTTGAATCCCTTGGTGGTACAGAGTTAAAAGCAACCTTTAATTTTCTGAATCCGACTATGAAGATTGACGAAGAGAAAGTGAGGAACAGTGTTTTATCTGAGGCTTTAAATTCTGATTCTCAGAACTTTGTTGACAGTAAGAGGTTAAATTCAACTGATTTCACGACTGTGAAATATAGGATTGAGGATGAGGAAAGGGTTCATTTGGATTTTGGATCCCTCAGCTGCACAGAGTTAAAAGCAGGCATGGAAGTTCCAAATCCCACAGAGAATGTTGATAGAGAAAAGTTGGAAAACACATTCTTGTCTAGCAAAGAATCAAATGACAACAGAGTTGTTGTGAAACTCCTGCGTAAAGCTGCTACCGTAGAGCATATAACAGAAACTTTTAAAAGATGCGGGACTATTTCAAATATTGAAATTCTTGATGTTGAAGGATCTTTGTTTAAAACTGCTTACATTCATTTTGAG ACAAGAAACGGGTTTCAAAGAGCTATTGGCAAAATTGATATGCTGGGGCGACATGGAGTTGTAACAGTGGAATCAGCCACCTCAAATAAGAACGTGACAGTTCCCGTTCCGAATTTGATCGGTGACCCTAATGTTCCGACTGTATTAATAAAAAACCCTTCCCGGACAGTAAAGATAAAACCTTTGACCCCTGACATAAGATTACATCATATTGAAGAAGCTTTGTCCTTCTGTGATAGCAACATATCCGGATATTTCTTGGGTGTCAAAAATTCTGTTGGTTTTATTGAATTCGAG ACAGAAATTGGCAAAGAAAGGGCGCTTGTGAAACATTATATCAATGTGTTAGGAAAGCAGTTGGCCTTGCTAAGAATCGATGTCCCAAGAACAACAGTTGTGAGGGTTTCGTACATAGATTCGATTCCACACCAGAATATCGTGTCAGTATGCAGCTCAGTTGGAAAAGTAAGGGTTCCAATTATAAGATGTCCGGGAATTCTTGATGTGCACTACAAACTTACTGAATGGCCAAACATGTGGAATATACTAAACAG ATTGACTGGTGTCCAGATAGAAGGTAGGCAATTGAGAGCTGAGCCTGCTCCCGTCATTCCCACCAACATACTGTCAGCTCTGTGGCATCAACCAAAAGAAAGGAAGGGTGTGAAAAAAACAGCATTGTTTTTGTTGGAGAAACTCAGGAAGAATATGCGAGGCACGGCTGAATTAGATTCTCTAGAACACCTCTTGGAGGATAAATTTTAA